The genomic segment ATCGACGAGCTCGCCGGCAGCGCGAGCGCCCCGACCATGCCGTTGATCGCGCCCAGCGCCATCAGGATCGGGACGGTGGCCGTGCCGGTGAGCACGAGGGCCGCCACCGCCGCCTGGGTCACGGCCGCGGCCGCACTGGCCCCGACCATCAGCAGGTGCTTGGGCATGCGGTCGGCCAGCACGCCGCCGAAGAGCAGGAAGACCACGTTGACCACGGTGCGGGCGCCGACCACCAGCCCGAGGTCGGTGGCCGAGCCGGTCAGGTCGAGCACGGCGAAGGCCAGCGCGATCGGCGCGAACGAGTTGCCCAGCGCGTTGATGGTGCGCCCGGCGATGAGGAAGCGGAACGCGACGTGGCGCAACGGTGCGAAGTTATCGCTCATCGGGGGACTCCATCTCGAACATCGCCACGGTGGTGCTGGTGCGGATGGCGCCGGGGGTGTGCGCCGGCCGGGCCGCCTCGTGCAGTTCGTGGACGGCGGCGGCGATCCGGTCCCGGATCTCCTGCCACTTCTCGGTCTCGATCCAGAACTCGCCGTCGCCGATCAGCCCGACGAGCGGACGTCCCTTCCCGTCGAAGCGACCCTCGGCGGTGCGCCGGATCAGCTCGTTGCCGACCGAGCGATAGAGCGCCTGCCGCTCCTCGGGAGTGTTGGGCGCGACGTCGCGGGCGGCGTCGTAGCGGTACCGCTTGGCCACTCCGCCCCGGATCTTCTCCTCGCCGGCGGCGACGATCATGCCTGCCGAGTGCAGGTTGCGCAGGTGATAGCTGGCGTTGGCGTGCGTGAGCCCCAGCTCGCGGGCCACCTCGGCCGCGGTCATGGGCGCACCGGTGAGCAGCGCCATGATCCGCAGCCGTACGGGATGAGCCATCGCGCGGAGCGCGGCGCTCCCCTCTCCCAAAGACATGTTGGGGAGTTTAGGACACGACCGGGCGACTGTCCAACGGTTGTTTGGGGGTGGCACACTGCACGTGCGAGCGGCGAAGCCGCTAAAGTTACCGACGAGTAGGTAGACTCAGCCTGAAAGGTCACCACCGATGACTGATTTCAACCCGGACTCGCTCGCCTCCATCGGGCCCAAGGAGTTCGCGCAGCTCGTCAAGGCGACGCCGGACGCCAAGCTGGCCGAGGTGATGGCCGGTGACTCACGCGCCAAGATCCTCGACGAGGTCTTCAACCGGATGCCCACCCTGTTCCGCCCCGAGAAGGCCGGAAACACCACCGCGGTGATCCACTGGATCATCACGGGCGGCGCCGGCGGCGCGAGCGACACCTACGAGACGGTGATCGAGAACGGCGCCTGCACGGTCACCAACCAGCCCGTGCGCGACCCGAAGCTGGCCATGACGATGGACGCAGTGACGTTCCTCAAGGTCGTCTCGGGCGACGGCAACCCGATGATGCTGTTCATGACCGGCAAGATCAAGGCGAAGGGTGACCTGGGCCTGGCGGCCAACGTGGCCAAGCTCTTCGACATCCCCAAGGCCTGACGCTCATTACGTGCAGGGAGCGCCCACCGGGCGCCCCTGCACGACGTCACAGCGTGATGCGGCCCTCGACGGCGGCCAGCGCGATGTCCCGCCGGAACTGAGCGCCGTCCAGGCGTACGCCGTCGACCAGCGCGTACGCGGCGTCGCGGGCGGACGCCAGGTCGGTTCCGGTCGCGGTCACGCTCAACACGCGGCCACCGGCGGAGACGAGAGCGCCGTCCGTACGCCGGGCCGTCCCCGCGTGGATCACACCGGGCACCTCGGCGCCCTCGATCACGTCGCCCGTACGCGGGGTGGCCGGATAGTTCGCACTGGCCACCACGACCGTGATCGCGGCGCCGTCCCGCCAGGTCAGCCGCGGCTGCTGGGCCAGCGTGCCGGTGGCGGCCGCGTTGAGCAGCCCACCCAGCGGCGTCTCGAGCAGGGCCAGCACCACCTGCGTCTCGGGGTCGCCGAAGCGCGCGTTGAACTCGATGACCTTGGGGCCGTCGGGGGTCAGCGCGAGTCCGACGTAGAGCAGACCGGCGAACGGGGTGCCGCGGCGGCGCATCTCGGCCAGTGTCGGCTCCACCGTCTCCAGCAGCACGCGGGGCACGAGATCCTTGGGCGCCCAGGTCAGCGGGGCGTAGGCGCCCATGCCGCCGGTGTTGGGACCGGCGTCGCCGTCGCCCAGCCGCTTGAAGTCCTGCGCCGGCATCAGCG from the Paractinoplanes abujensis genome contains:
- a CDS encoding ArsR/SmtB family transcription factor translates to MSLGEGSAALRAMAHPVRLRIMALLTGAPMTAAEVARELGLTHANASYHLRNLHSAGMIVAAGEEKIRGGVAKRYRYDAARDVAPNTPEERQALYRSVGNELIRRTAEGRFDGKGRPLVGLIGDGEFWIETEKWQEIRDRIAAAVHELHEAARPAHTPGAIRTSTTVAMFEMESPDER
- a CDS encoding SCP2 sterol-binding domain-containing protein — protein: MTDFNPDSLASIGPKEFAQLVKATPDAKLAEVMAGDSRAKILDEVFNRMPTLFRPEKAGNTTAVIHWIITGGAGGASDTYETVIENGACTVTNQPVRDPKLAMTMDAVTFLKVVSGDGNPMMLFMTGKIKAKGDLGLAANVAKLFDIPKA
- the purD gene encoding phosphoribosylamine--glycine ligase, whose amino-acid sequence is MRVLLIGSGGREHALAVGLAADPSVSYLAAAPGNPGIAQVAELHPVTATDPAAVAALAVELAADLVVVGPEAPLVAGVADAVRAKGIACFGPSAAAAQLEGSKAFAKDVMAAAGVPTARSYACTDAAAVGRALDDLGAPYVVKNDGLAAGKGVVVTDDRDAAERHAADCGAVVIEEYLSGPEVSLFVITDGTTAVPLMPAQDFKRLGDGDAGPNTGGMGAYAPLTWAPKDLVPRVLLETVEPTLAEMRRRGTPFAGLLYVGLALTPDGPKVIEFNARFGDPETQVVLALLETPLGGLLNAAATGTLAQQPRLTWRDGAAITVVVASANYPATPRTGDVIEGAEVPGVIHAGTARRTDGALVSAGGRVLSVTATGTDLASARDAAYALVDGVRLDGAQFRRDIALAAVEGRITL